A portion of the Sphingobacterium spiritivorum genome contains these proteins:
- a CDS encoding glycoside hydrolase family 43 protein, whose product MKKRISLFVCLSFMTLGFCQQNPVIKGWYADPEGIVYNNTYWIFPTYSAPYEKQILFDAFSSKDLVHWDKHERILDTAAVKWAKKAMWAPSVIEKEGKYYLFFGANDVHPGEVGGIGVAVADKPEGPYTDLLGKPLIQDVINGAQPIDQFVFKDKDGGYYMYYGGWKHCNVVRLKDDFTGIQPFPDGQVYKEVTPENYVEGPFMFIYNNKYYFMWSEGGWTGPDYKVAYAIADSPFGPFERVSTILEQDSTIAVGAGHHSVIKAPDADKYFIVYHRRLIGKTSANERETCIDELNFDKDGYILPVKMTSTGVSHPLK is encoded by the coding sequence ATGAAAAAGAGAATTTCCCTGTTTGTCTGTTTGAGTTTTATGACTCTTGGTTTTTGCCAACAAAATCCCGTGATTAAGGGCTGGTATGCTGACCCCGAAGGTATTGTATATAATAATACCTACTGGATATTCCCCACGTATTCTGCTCCATATGAAAAGCAGATTCTTTTCGATGCTTTTTCATCCAAAGATCTGGTCCATTGGGATAAGCATGAACGTATATTGGATACTGCTGCTGTCAAGTGGGCAAAAAAAGCTATGTGGGCGCCCAGTGTAATAGAAAAGGAGGGGAAGTATTATCTGTTTTTTGGCGCAAATGATGTACATCCGGGAGAAGTAGGAGGGATAGGAGTTGCTGTGGCGGACAAGCCTGAAGGTCCTTATACAGACTTGTTAGGTAAGCCTCTTATACAAGATGTCATTAATGGTGCGCAACCCATTGATCAGTTTGTGTTTAAAGATAAGGACGGTGGCTATTATATGTATTATGGAGGGTGGAAACATTGTAATGTGGTGCGGCTGAAGGATGATTTTACGGGTATACAGCCATTTCCGGACGGACAGGTATACAAAGAGGTAACTCCTGAAAATTATGTGGAAGGACCATTTATGTTTATTTATAATAATAAGTATTATTTTATGTGGTCTGAAGGAGGATGGACCGGTCCGGATTATAAGGTCGCATATGCTATAGCTGATTCTCCGTTTGGCCCTTTTGAAAGGGTCTCTACTATCTTAGAACAGGATTCGACTATTGCTGTTGGTGCAGGTCATCATTCCGTTATAAAAGCTCCTGATGCCGATAAATACTTTATTGTGTATCACCGACGCCTAATAGGTAAAACCAGTGCGAATGAAAGAGAAACATGTATTGATGAATTGAATTTTGATAAGGATGGTTATATCTTACCTGTAAAAATGACTTCCACA